Part of the Rhodohalobacter sp. 614A genome is shown below.
TGCATAAAGGACAAATTCGGGAAACGGGAAATCATCATCAATTGATACAAAAAGAAGGTGGAATTTACAGGAAATTATATGAGTTACAGTATAGAGATCAGGCTATTAACTCAAACACAATTGCTTGAACGCACTAACTAATCAAATAAGGAGGAACCCAAAATGGCAGACTTAAAAGAAAAAGAAGAAGAGTTGAAAGAAACTCTCAAAAAAGAAAGAGAAGAATTAAAAAAATCCTACGATGACATTCGGAAACGATTGAAAACCGAAGGTGATCGTCTTCAGGGTGAACTCAGAAAAGAGTATGACACCGCCCGCAAATATGTAGAAAAAAATCCTGAAACCGGAGTTGGTGTTGCATTAGCCGGTGGATTATTGTTAGGTTTTGCGATTGCAAAACTTTTCAACAGATAAAATTGAATGAACCCAATACAATTTGATAAAGTTGAAGACCTCTTTGAGCGCCTGGATGCGCTCAGGGGGTATCTTTGACTACGATAAGCGCAAAGTTCGAATTATAGAATTACAGGAACAAACCCAGGATCCCAATTTCTGGAATAACCCAGATAAAGCTCAGCAGGTGATGCGAGAGCTTGATTTCGAAAAGGAAATCACCGGGAAATGGGATAACCTCAATGATCTTCGGGAAAGCATTAAGGTTTACAAACAGTTCCTGGATGAAGGTGAAGATGTAACCGATGAAATTCAGGCGGAGGTTTCTGACTTCAAAGAGAAGCTGAAAGACCTCGAGCTTCAAAATATGCTCAGTGGTGACGATGATCACCGAAATGCAATTGTTACGTTCAATCCCGGAGCAGGCGGAACCGAAAGCCAGGACTGGGGGGTGATGCTCTTCCGAATGTTTTCTCGCTGGGCCGAGAAAAAAGGACATGATGTTTCGGTAGTTGAATACCAGGATGGCGATGTGGCCGGACTAAAAAGTGCTACACTCGAAGTAAAGGGGCCGAACGCTTACGGATATCTTAAATCGGAAAGTGGCGTTCATCGTTTGGTACGGATTTCTCCTTTCGATAGCAACTCGCGGCGACATACTTCGTTTTGCTCGGTTTTTGTTTCACCCATAATAGACGATACGATTGAAGTGAATCTGAATGATTCGGATATCGAACTTCAGCGATTCCATGCCAGTGGTGCAGGCGGACAAAATGTGAACAAGGTAGAAACCGGTGTTCGTCTTATCTGGACGGGCAAGCTCTCGGATGGAACCGAAGAACGGGTTGTTGCTGAATGCCAGCAAGAGCGATCTCAACTTCAGAATCGTGAGAAGGCAATGGTTTTGTTGAAATCGAAAGTGTACGAGCTGGAAAAGAATATCAAAGAAAGAGAACAGCAGAAACTTGAGGATTCAAAAAGCAGTAATGAATGGGGATCTCAAATCCGGTCATATGTTTTTCACCCTTATAATATGGTGAAAGATCACCGGACCAATCACGAAACCGGCGATGTGCAGGGAGTGATGGACGGCGATCTCGACGAGTTTATGAAAGCTTACCTGATGATGAGTGCCGCGGCAGTTTCATCATGATTACAGTTGGGGTAACAGGGGGAATCGGCTCGGGAAAGACCACCGTTTGCAAAGAGTGGGAAAAACTTGGAGCAAAAGTTGTGTACGCTGATGATCTTGCCAAGAATTTGATGACTTCTGATTCGGATCTGAAACAGAAATTAGTCAAAGCATTTGGTCGGGAAACATATCACGAAGATGGTTCCCTTAATCGTCCCCATTTAATTCGCCATGCTTTTGAAGAGGACAGAGTGGAAGAATTAAATAAGTTGGTTCATCCGGCAGTTGCCAAAAAGTTCAAAGAAATTAGTGAACAGGCGAAGCAAAACGGCGAAAAGATACTGGTTGAAGAAGCTGCTTTATTACTTAATAATGGTCGCCCATCATTTCTCGATATCATTGTACTTGTAAAAAGTAACCGGGAGAAAAGGATTGAACGAGTAGTAGAAAGAGATGGTGTTTCTTCTGAAAAAGTATTAGACCGTGACAAAAATCAACCTGATTTCAACAATCTCTCACACCTGGTGGATTATACAATAGAGAACAATGGAACGCTTAATGAACTTAAAGAAAAGTCCGGGAAGTTGTTTGATTTGTTGATGGAAATAGCAAGAAAATAAAATGGGCTTTTGCCAGGCTCAGGGTTCTCAAAAAGAAAACTTTTTTAAAGATCCGCGCCGTCTACGGCAATCTTCATTCCTTCGCGGATATCGTGTTCAAGCGTGTAACCGGCATTCACTTCTACAACATATTGCGCGGGTTCTTCCGATTGAATACTTTCCTGAGAATACGGCTGAGTATTACGATGAATGCGGACGATTGTCATTTCGGAATTTACA
Proteins encoded:
- the coaE gene encoding dephospho-CoA kinase (Dephospho-CoA kinase (CoaE) performs the final step in coenzyme A biosynthesis.) → MITVGVTGGIGSGKTTVCKEWEKLGAKVVYADDLAKNLMTSDSDLKQKLVKAFGRETYHEDGSLNRPHLIRHAFEEDRVEELNKLVHPAVAKKFKEISEQAKQNGEKILVEEAALLLNNGRPSFLDIIVLVKSNREKRIERVVERDGVSSEKVLDRDKNQPDFNNLSHLVDYTIENNGTLNELKEKSGKLFDLLMEIARK
- the prfB gene encoding peptide chain release factor 2 (programmed frameshift); the encoded protein is MNPIQFDKVEDLFERLDALRGYLDYDKRKVRIIELQEQTQDPNFWNNPDKAQQVMRELDFEKEITGKWDNLNDLRESIKVYKQFLDEGEDVTDEIQAEVSDFKEKLKDLELQNMLSGDDDHRNAIVTFNPGAGGTESQDWGVMLFRMFSRWAEKKGHDVSVVEYQDGDVAGLKSATLEVKGPNAYGYLKSESGVHRLVRISPFDSNSRRHTSFCSVFVSPIIDDTIEVNLNDSDIELQRFHASGAGGQNVNKVETGVRLIWTGKLSDGTEERVVAECQQERSQLQNREKAMVLLKSKVYELEKNIKEREQQKLEDSKSSNEWGSQIRSYVFHPYNMVKDHRTNHETGDVQGVMDGDLDEFMKAYLMMSAAAVSS